The Candidatus Auribacterota bacterium genome segment ACAAGGAGCTTCATCTCCTGCCCGCAGCACACGAGCGCACCCGCGCCCTCGTGGAGTACCTCCACGATATTGCCGCAGACTTCGCACTTGTAGACCTGTAATCGCTTTGTCACCGGGCACCTCCCCTCTCAATGGCCTGTGTCACTGTGAGTGCGCAGGCATGCACAATCACCACTCCCCCCCCAACTGTTACGAGGCCGTCGCCCTGCCCTTCCCTCTACTCTTGCACCCCGGACACAATCCCTTGAATTCAAGCCGGTGACCGCTGATCTCATACGCGCTGACCTCTCTCACCTCTCTCTCGATACCGCTGAGAGGCTTGATCGGAAGATCGTCCATCCTTCCGCACATCGTGCAGCGGACGTGGTAGTGATTGTCAGTCGTGCCATCGTAGCGCCTCTGTGTTC includes the following:
- a CDS encoding transcriptional repressor codes for the protein MKQTRKMRNTKPRRVILEELKKVTTHPTADEIYNMVRERLPRVSLGTVYRNLELMSESGIVLKLEMAGTQRRYDGTTDNHYHVRCTMCGRMDDLPIKPLSGIEREVREVSAYEISGHRLEFKGLCPGCKSRGKGRATAS